A section of the Centroberyx gerrardi isolate f3 chromosome 8, fCenGer3.hap1.cur.20231027, whole genome shotgun sequence genome encodes:
- the LOC139917979 gene encoding transducin-like enhancer protein 1 isoform X1 gives MFPQGRHPTPHQAPGQPFKFTIPESLDRIKEEFQFLQAQYHSLKLECEKLASEKTEMQRHYVMYYEMSYGLNIEMHKQTEIAKRLNTICAQVIPFLSQEHQQQVVQAVERAKQVTMAELNAVIGVRGLPGLPPTQQHLSHAHGGGAPVPLTPHPAGLHPSQLGGSAGLLALSGALGAMPPHLLGKDGGDKKLHHAGPEPHPSGPEHLREREPGTSNSLLPDSLRNSDKRRNGPEFPNDTKKRKVDDKDSSHYDSDGEKSDDNLVVDVSNEDPASPRGTPLPSPRENGLDKARLLKKDPCSPASTASSASSSSLKSKEMAMRDKAGTPGLKSSTPTPRGDSTPGPSSTPGLRPSLSKPPSMEMPHPPTAGLRTPLAVPGPYPGAFGMLPHAAGMNGELAGAAGAAAYAAGLHNMSPQMSAAAAAAVAAYGRSPMVGFDPHPHMRVPGMPPSLTGIPGGKPAYSFHVAADGQMQPVPFPPDALVGPGIPRHARQINTLNHGEVVCAVTISNPTRHVYTGGKGCVKVWDISHPGNKSPVSQLDCLNRDNYIRSCRLLPDGRTLIVGGEASTLSIWDLATPTPRIKAELTSSAPACYALAISPDSKVCFSCCSDGNIAVWDLHNQTLVRQFQGHTDGASCIDISNDGTKLWTGGLDNTVRSWDLREGRQLQQHDFTSQIFSLGYCPTGEWLAVGMESSNVEVLHVTKPDKYQLHLHESCVLSLQFAYCGKWFVSTGKDNLLNAWRTPYGASIFQSKESSSVLSCDISVDDKYIVTGSGDKKATVYEVIY, from the exons ATGTTTCCCCAGGGGCGACACCCG acgcCCCACCAGGCCCCAGGCCAGCCCTTCAAGTTCACCATCCCAGAGTCGCTGGACCGCATCAAGGAGGAGTTCCAGTTTCTCCAGGCACAGTACCACAG tctcAAGCTGGAGTGTGAGAAGCTGGCCAGTGAGAAGACTGAGATGCAGCGACACTATGTCATG TACTATGAGATGTCTTATGGCCTCAACATCGAAATGCACAAACAG acTGAGATTGCCAAGAGACTAAACACCATCTGTGCACAAGTCATCCCCTTCCTTTCTCaggag catcagcagcaggtGGTCCAAGCTGTGGAGCGGGCCAAGCAGGTGACCATGGCAGAGCTAAATGCTGTCATCGGGGTACGTGGACTACCAGGTCTTCCACCTACA CAGCAGCATCTATCCCATGCCCATGGTGGTGGCGCCCCCGtgcccctcaccccccaccccgcgGGCCTCCACCCCTCTCAGCTGGGTGGCTCAGCCGGTCTCCTGGCTCTGTCGGGAGCGCTTGGTGCCATGCCCCCACATCTGCTGGGTAAAGATGGTGGGGATAAGAAGCTCCACCATGCCGGACCAGAGCCCCACCCCTCGGGACCTGAGCACCTGAGAG AGCGAGAGCCCGGCACA AGTAACTCGTTGCTGCCAGACAGTCTTAGGAACTCAGACAAGCGGCGCAATGGACCAGAGTTTCCCAACGACACCAAGAAACGTAAAGTGGATGACAAGGACTCTAGCCACTAC GATAGCGACGGGGAGAAAAGTGACGATAACTTAGTGGTGGACGTCTCAAATGAG GACCCAGCCTCCCCTCGTGGCACACCTCTTCCCTCCCCAAGAGAGAATGGCCTGGATAAGGCCCGTCTCCTCAAGAAAGACCCCTGCAGCCCGGCCTCCACTGCATCATCAGCTAGCTCCTCCTCCCTCAAGTCCAAAGAGATGGCAATG CGAGACAAGGCAGGTACTCCAGGGCTGAAGTCGAGCACACCCACTCCTAGAGGTGACTCCACCCCTGGGCCCAGCTCCACCCCTGGACTCCGGCCCAGCCTATCAAAACCTCCCTCCATGGAGATGCCACACCCACCTA CTGCAGGTCTGCGGACGCCCCTGGCTGTTCCCGGGCCGTATCCGGGTGCGTTTGGTATGTTGCCCCACGCAGCAGGGATGAATGGGGAGCTGGCAGGTGCAGCCGGGGCTGCGGCCTATGCTGCTGGACTACACAACATGTCACCTCAGatgagtgctgctgctgctgccgctgtggCTGCGTACGGCCGCTCACCCATG GTTGGTTTTGACCCCCATCCTCACATGCGAGTCCCTGGAATGCCCCCCAGTCTAACAGGCATCCCCGGAGGCAAacc AGCTTACTCCTTCCACGTGGCGGCGGACGGCCAGATGCAGCCGGTGCCCTTCCCACCAGACGCTCTTGTAGGGCCGGGGATCCCTCGCCACGCCCGTCAGATCAACACACTGAACCACGGCGAGGTGGTGTGTGCTGTCACCATCAGTAACCCCACCCGGCACGTTTACACAGGCGGGAAGGGTTGTGTCAAGGTTTGGGACATCAGTCACCCGGGCAACAAGAGCCCCGTGTCGCAGCTCGACTGTCTG AACCGGGACAACTACATCCGCTCCTGTCGTCTCCTCCCCGACGGTCGGACACTGATCGTGGGAGGTGAGGCCAGCACGCTGTCAATCTGGGACTTGGCCACGCCCACTCCACGGATTAAGGCAGAGTTAACATCGTCAGCGCCAGCATGCTACGCTCTGGCCATTAGCCCAGACTCCAAGGTCTGCTTCTCTTGCTGTAGTGATGGAAACATCGCAGTCTGGGATTTACACAATCAGACACTGGTTAG GCAGTTCCAGGGCCACACAGATGGAGCCAGCTGTATCGACATCTCCAACGACGGCACCAAGCTGTGGACCGGAGGGCTGGATAACACCGTCCGCTCCTGGGATCTGAGAGAGGGGCGGCAGCTCCAGCAGCACGACTTCACATCACAG ATCTTCTCTCTGGGCTACTGTCCTACAGGAGAGTGGCTCGCTGTGGGAATGGAGAGCAGCAACGTCGAGGTCCTGCATGTCACCAAGCCCGACAAGTACCAGCTTCACCTCCATGAGAGCTGCGTCCTCTCCCTGCAGTTCGCCTACTGCG GTAAATGGTTTGTGAGCACAGGGAAGGACAACCTACTGAACGCATGGAGAACGCCCTATGGAGCCAGCATATTCCAG TCTAAAGAATCGTCCTCGGTGCTGAGCTGTGACATCTCCGTGGATGACAAGTACATCGTCACTGGTTCGGGGGACAAGAAGGCCACAGTATACGAGGTCATCTACTAA
- the LOC139917979 gene encoding transducin-like enhancer protein 1 isoform X3 encodes MFPQGRHPTPHQAPGQPFKFTIPESLDRIKEEFQFLQAQYHSLKLECEKLASEKTEMQRHYVMYYEMSYGLNIEMHKQTEIAKRLNTICAQVIPFLSQEQVVQAQHLSHAHGGGAPVPLTPHPAGLHPSQLGGSAGLLALSGALGAMPPHLLGKDGGDKKHHTNAHKLDRETVCSNSLLPDSLRNSDKRRNGPEFPNDTKKRKVDDKDSSHYRDKAGTPGLKSSTPTPRGDSTPGPSSTPGLRPSLSKPPSMEMPHPPSLRTPLAVPGPYPGAFGMLPHAAGMNGELAGAAGAAAYAAGLHNMSPQMSAAAAAAVAAYGRSPMVGFDPHPHMRVPGMPPSLTGIPGGKPAYSFHVAADGQMQPVPFPPDALVGPGIPRHARQINTLNHGEVVCAVTISNPTRHVYTGGKGCVKVWDISHPGNKSPVSQLDCLNRDNYIRSCRLLPDGRTLIVGGEASTLSIWDLATPTPRIKAELTSSAPACYALAISPDSKVCFSCCSDGNIAVWDLHNQTLVRQFQGHTDGASCIDISNDGTKLWTGGLDNTVRSWDLREGRQLQQHDFTSQIFSLGYCPTGEWLAVGMESSNVEVLHVTKPDKYQLHLHESCVLSLQFAYCGKWFVSTGKDNLLNAWRTPYGASIFQSKESSSVLSCDISVDDKYIVTGSGDKKATVYEVIY; translated from the exons ATGTTTCCCCAGGGGCGACACCCG acgcCCCACCAGGCCCCAGGCCAGCCCTTCAAGTTCACCATCCCAGAGTCGCTGGACCGCATCAAGGAGGAGTTCCAGTTTCTCCAGGCACAGTACCACAG tctcAAGCTGGAGTGTGAGAAGCTGGCCAGTGAGAAGACTGAGATGCAGCGACACTATGTCATG TACTATGAGATGTCTTATGGCCTCAACATCGAAATGCACAAACAG acTGAGATTGCCAAGAGACTAAACACCATCTGTGCACAAGTCATCCCCTTCCTTTCTCaggag caggtGGTCCAAGCT CAGCATCTATCCCATGCCCATGGTGGTGGCGCCCCCGtgcccctcaccccccaccccgcgGGCCTCCACCCCTCTCAGCTGGGTGGCTCAGCCGGTCTCCTGGCTCTGTCGGGAGCGCTTGGTGCCATGCCCCCACATCTGCTGGGTAAAGATGGTGGGGATAAGAA GCACCACACCAATGCACATAAGCT tgacagagagactgtgtgt AGTAACTCGTTGCTGCCAGACAGTCTTAGGAACTCAGACAAGCGGCGCAATGGACCAGAGTTTCCCAACGACACCAAGAAACGTAAAGTGGATGACAAGGACTCTAGCCACTAC CGAGACAAGGCAGGTACTCCAGGGCTGAAGTCGAGCACACCCACTCCTAGAGGTGACTCCACCCCTGGGCCCAGCTCCACCCCTGGACTCCGGCCCAGCCTATCAAAACCTCCCTCCATGGAGATGCCACACCCACCTA GTCTGCGGACGCCCCTGGCTGTTCCCGGGCCGTATCCGGGTGCGTTTGGTATGTTGCCCCACGCAGCAGGGATGAATGGGGAGCTGGCAGGTGCAGCCGGGGCTGCGGCCTATGCTGCTGGACTACACAACATGTCACCTCAGatgagtgctgctgctgctgccgctgtggCTGCGTACGGCCGCTCACCCATG GTTGGTTTTGACCCCCATCCTCACATGCGAGTCCCTGGAATGCCCCCCAGTCTAACAGGCATCCCCGGAGGCAAacc AGCTTACTCCTTCCACGTGGCGGCGGACGGCCAGATGCAGCCGGTGCCCTTCCCACCAGACGCTCTTGTAGGGCCGGGGATCCCTCGCCACGCCCGTCAGATCAACACACTGAACCACGGCGAGGTGGTGTGTGCTGTCACCATCAGTAACCCCACCCGGCACGTTTACACAGGCGGGAAGGGTTGTGTCAAGGTTTGGGACATCAGTCACCCGGGCAACAAGAGCCCCGTGTCGCAGCTCGACTGTCTG AACCGGGACAACTACATCCGCTCCTGTCGTCTCCTCCCCGACGGTCGGACACTGATCGTGGGAGGTGAGGCCAGCACGCTGTCAATCTGGGACTTGGCCACGCCCACTCCACGGATTAAGGCAGAGTTAACATCGTCAGCGCCAGCATGCTACGCTCTGGCCATTAGCCCAGACTCCAAGGTCTGCTTCTCTTGCTGTAGTGATGGAAACATCGCAGTCTGGGATTTACACAATCAGACACTGGTTAG GCAGTTCCAGGGCCACACAGATGGAGCCAGCTGTATCGACATCTCCAACGACGGCACCAAGCTGTGGACCGGAGGGCTGGATAACACCGTCCGCTCCTGGGATCTGAGAGAGGGGCGGCAGCTCCAGCAGCACGACTTCACATCACAG ATCTTCTCTCTGGGCTACTGTCCTACAGGAGAGTGGCTCGCTGTGGGAATGGAGAGCAGCAACGTCGAGGTCCTGCATGTCACCAAGCCCGACAAGTACCAGCTTCACCTCCATGAGAGCTGCGTCCTCTCCCTGCAGTTCGCCTACTGCG GTAAATGGTTTGTGAGCACAGGGAAGGACAACCTACTGAACGCATGGAGAACGCCCTATGGAGCCAGCATATTCCAG TCTAAAGAATCGTCCTCGGTGCTGAGCTGTGACATCTCCGTGGATGACAAGTACATCGTCACTGGTTCGGGGGACAAGAAGGCCACAGTATACGAGGTCATCTACTAA
- the LOC139917979 gene encoding transducin-like enhancer protein 1 isoform X2 codes for MFPQGRHPTPHQAPGQPFKFTIPESLDRIKEEFQFLQAQYHSLKLECEKLASEKTEMQRHYVMYYEMSYGLNIEMHKQTEIAKRLNTICAQVIPFLSQEHQQQVVQAVERAKQVTMAELNAVIGQQHLSHAHGGGAPVPLTPHPAGLHPSQLGGSAGLLALSGALGAMPPHLLGKDGGDKKLHHAGPEPHPSGPEHLREREPGTSNSLLPDSLRNSDKRRNGPEFPNDTKKRKVDDKDSSHYDSDGEKSDDNLVVDVSNEDPASPRGTPLPSPRENGLDKARLLKKDPCSPASTASSASSSSLKSKEMAMRDKAGTPGLKSSTPTPRGDSTPGPSSTPGLRPSLSKPPSMEMPHPPTAGLRTPLAVPGPYPGAFGMLPHAAGMNGELAGAAGAAAYAAGLHNMSPQMSAAAAAAVAAYGRSPMVGFDPHPHMRVPGMPPSLTGIPGGKPAYSFHVAADGQMQPVPFPPDALVGPGIPRHARQINTLNHGEVVCAVTISNPTRHVYTGGKGCVKVWDISHPGNKSPVSQLDCLNRDNYIRSCRLLPDGRTLIVGGEASTLSIWDLATPTPRIKAELTSSAPACYALAISPDSKVCFSCCSDGNIAVWDLHNQTLVRQFQGHTDGASCIDISNDGTKLWTGGLDNTVRSWDLREGRQLQQHDFTSQIFSLGYCPTGEWLAVGMESSNVEVLHVTKPDKYQLHLHESCVLSLQFAYCGKWFVSTGKDNLLNAWRTPYGASIFQSKESSSVLSCDISVDDKYIVTGSGDKKATVYEVIY; via the exons ATGTTTCCCCAGGGGCGACACCCG acgcCCCACCAGGCCCCAGGCCAGCCCTTCAAGTTCACCATCCCAGAGTCGCTGGACCGCATCAAGGAGGAGTTCCAGTTTCTCCAGGCACAGTACCACAG tctcAAGCTGGAGTGTGAGAAGCTGGCCAGTGAGAAGACTGAGATGCAGCGACACTATGTCATG TACTATGAGATGTCTTATGGCCTCAACATCGAAATGCACAAACAG acTGAGATTGCCAAGAGACTAAACACCATCTGTGCACAAGTCATCCCCTTCCTTTCTCaggag catcagcagcaggtGGTCCAAGCTGTGGAGCGGGCCAAGCAGGTGACCATGGCAGAGCTAAATGCTGTCATCGGG CAGCAGCATCTATCCCATGCCCATGGTGGTGGCGCCCCCGtgcccctcaccccccaccccgcgGGCCTCCACCCCTCTCAGCTGGGTGGCTCAGCCGGTCTCCTGGCTCTGTCGGGAGCGCTTGGTGCCATGCCCCCACATCTGCTGGGTAAAGATGGTGGGGATAAGAAGCTCCACCATGCCGGACCAGAGCCCCACCCCTCGGGACCTGAGCACCTGAGAG AGCGAGAGCCCGGCACA AGTAACTCGTTGCTGCCAGACAGTCTTAGGAACTCAGACAAGCGGCGCAATGGACCAGAGTTTCCCAACGACACCAAGAAACGTAAAGTGGATGACAAGGACTCTAGCCACTAC GATAGCGACGGGGAGAAAAGTGACGATAACTTAGTGGTGGACGTCTCAAATGAG GACCCAGCCTCCCCTCGTGGCACACCTCTTCCCTCCCCAAGAGAGAATGGCCTGGATAAGGCCCGTCTCCTCAAGAAAGACCCCTGCAGCCCGGCCTCCACTGCATCATCAGCTAGCTCCTCCTCCCTCAAGTCCAAAGAGATGGCAATG CGAGACAAGGCAGGTACTCCAGGGCTGAAGTCGAGCACACCCACTCCTAGAGGTGACTCCACCCCTGGGCCCAGCTCCACCCCTGGACTCCGGCCCAGCCTATCAAAACCTCCCTCCATGGAGATGCCACACCCACCTA CTGCAGGTCTGCGGACGCCCCTGGCTGTTCCCGGGCCGTATCCGGGTGCGTTTGGTATGTTGCCCCACGCAGCAGGGATGAATGGGGAGCTGGCAGGTGCAGCCGGGGCTGCGGCCTATGCTGCTGGACTACACAACATGTCACCTCAGatgagtgctgctgctgctgccgctgtggCTGCGTACGGCCGCTCACCCATG GTTGGTTTTGACCCCCATCCTCACATGCGAGTCCCTGGAATGCCCCCCAGTCTAACAGGCATCCCCGGAGGCAAacc AGCTTACTCCTTCCACGTGGCGGCGGACGGCCAGATGCAGCCGGTGCCCTTCCCACCAGACGCTCTTGTAGGGCCGGGGATCCCTCGCCACGCCCGTCAGATCAACACACTGAACCACGGCGAGGTGGTGTGTGCTGTCACCATCAGTAACCCCACCCGGCACGTTTACACAGGCGGGAAGGGTTGTGTCAAGGTTTGGGACATCAGTCACCCGGGCAACAAGAGCCCCGTGTCGCAGCTCGACTGTCTG AACCGGGACAACTACATCCGCTCCTGTCGTCTCCTCCCCGACGGTCGGACACTGATCGTGGGAGGTGAGGCCAGCACGCTGTCAATCTGGGACTTGGCCACGCCCACTCCACGGATTAAGGCAGAGTTAACATCGTCAGCGCCAGCATGCTACGCTCTGGCCATTAGCCCAGACTCCAAGGTCTGCTTCTCTTGCTGTAGTGATGGAAACATCGCAGTCTGGGATTTACACAATCAGACACTGGTTAG GCAGTTCCAGGGCCACACAGATGGAGCCAGCTGTATCGACATCTCCAACGACGGCACCAAGCTGTGGACCGGAGGGCTGGATAACACCGTCCGCTCCTGGGATCTGAGAGAGGGGCGGCAGCTCCAGCAGCACGACTTCACATCACAG ATCTTCTCTCTGGGCTACTGTCCTACAGGAGAGTGGCTCGCTGTGGGAATGGAGAGCAGCAACGTCGAGGTCCTGCATGTCACCAAGCCCGACAAGTACCAGCTTCACCTCCATGAGAGCTGCGTCCTCTCCCTGCAGTTCGCCTACTGCG GTAAATGGTTTGTGAGCACAGGGAAGGACAACCTACTGAACGCATGGAGAACGCCCTATGGAGCCAGCATATTCCAG TCTAAAGAATCGTCCTCGGTGCTGAGCTGTGACATCTCCGTGGATGACAAGTACATCGTCACTGGTTCGGGGGACAAGAAGGCCACAGTATACGAGGTCATCTACTAA